A single region of the Gossypium arboreum isolate Shixiya-1 chromosome 12, ASM2569848v2, whole genome shotgun sequence genome encodes:
- the LOC108451145 gene encoding uncharacterized protein LOC108451145, whose amino-acid sequence MGVVKFDNTPSAGNPLPNHTVNRVNAIVENVGRRVKLDVAKVKTPMREVLNKMGLMDNKELEFFEFAEEEDVYASEEGLIKRVCEVNHPVVIISRLKVDEAGARTTPRVVIQKPVAFPYKDNKRVPWNYNCNVTSLGERRLVIMPDTKAKPVKGKYLMFEQGEERTKPLVNEPVTADEVKEFLKFLKHSEYSVVEQLHKQPARTSVLALLQNSEVHRNTLMKVLNETYAAEDISVNKLDRLVSNISANNFISFSDDEILPSGIGSTKALHITTRCKWYTLPGVLIDNGSTLNVLPLPILSRLPIDSSHMKACRNIVRAFGGTERKVMGRIEIPLLIKPDTYEVDFFVMDIKPSYNCLLGRPWIHSVGVVPSSLHQKLKLVTEGPLITINAEEDIIASVTSNEPYIENDDEVIECSFRSLEFVNVVHRE is encoded by the exons ATGGGTGTTGTGAAGTTCGATAATACACCTAGTGCGGGAAACCCGTTACCCAAtcatactgttaatagggtaaacGCGATAGTCGAGAATGTGGGAAGGAGAGTTAAGTTGGATGTGGCAAAAGTGAAAACCCCGATGAGGGAGGTTTTGAATAAGATG GGTCTAATGGACAACAAGGAGCTGGAGTTCTTTGAGTTTGCTGAAGAGGAAGATGTGTATGCCTCGGAGGAGGGGCTAATAAAGAGGGTCTGTGAGGTCAATCACCCAGTGGTGATTATTTCACGATTGAAAGTCGATGAAGCTGGAGCGAGAACGACGCCAAGAGTGGTGATTCAGAAACCCGTGGCTTTTCCTTACAAGGATAACAAAAGAGTGCCTTGGAATTATAACTGTAATGTGACATCATTAGGAGAACGGAGGCTGGTCATCATGCCAGATACAAAAGCCAAGCCTGTAAAAgggaaatatttgatgtttgAACAGGGGGAAGAGAGGACAAAACCATTGGTTAATGAACCGGTAACGGCGGATGAAGTAAAAGAATTTCTGAAGTTCCTGAAGCACAGTGAGTATAGTGTTGTGGAACAGTTGCACAAACAGCCAGCACGCACCTCGGTACTAGCTTTGCTCCAAAATTCAGAGGTACACCGTAATACGTTGATGAAGGTGTTGAATGAAACTTATGCCGCTGAAGACATTTCGGTGAACAAGCTAGACCGTCTTGTCAGTAATATAAGTGCTAATAACTTCATTTCTTTCAGCGATGATGAGATACTGCCAAGTGGCATAGGGTCTACCAAGGCTCTGCACATCACCACACGGTGCAAATGGTATACACtaccgggggtattgattgacaatgggtcgACACTGAATGTCTTGCCACTGCCCATATTGAGCAGGTTACCTATAGATAGTTCTCATATGAAGGCATGCCGGAATATAGTGAGAGCGTTCGGTGGCACTGAGAGGAAAGTAATGGGTAGAATTGAGATCCCCCTTCTGATCAAACCCGACACGTACGAGGTAGACTTTTTCGTGATGGACATTAAGCCCTCTTATAATTGTTTACTGGGAAGGCCTTGGATTCACTCAGTGGGAGTGGTACCATCATCATTGCACCAGAAGTTGAAGTTGGTAACAGAGGGTCCGCTGATAACCATAAATGCAGAGGAGGACATTATCGCCTCTGTTACTAGTAACGAGCCGTACATCGAGAATGATGATGAAGTAATTGAGTGTTCCTTTCGGTCATTGGAATTTGTCAATGTCGTACATCGAGAATGA
- the LOC108451146 gene encoding uncharacterized protein LOC108451146 has protein sequence MVYVSQKAVKGSAIADFLASRVLEDYEPLTFDFPNEDLMYVAATQEDTLEDHPWKLNFDGVSNAVEYEACIMGIRAAVERKIKVLEVYGDSALVIYQLKGEWETRDSKLINYRELVLDLIKVFDDITFHYLPCDENQMANALAALASMIRTNKQEDMKPI, from the exons ATGGTTTACGTGAGCCAGAAGgctgtaaaagggagtgcaatagcagattttctagccagtagagtTTTAGAAGATTACGAGCCTTTAACTTTTGATTTTcccaatgaagatctaatgtatgtggCAGCCACTCAAGAAGACACTCTAGAAGATCATCCTTGGAAACTAAATTTTGACGGAGTGTCAAACGCTGTTG agtacgaagcatgtatcatgggcATTCGTGCGGCCGTAGAGCGCAAAATTAAGGTGTTAGAGGTGTATGGGGATTCTGCACTAGTAATCTATCAGCTCAAGGGTGAATGGGAAACAAGAGACTCAAAGTTGATCAATTACCGAGAGCTGGTTCTGGACTTAATCAAGGTGTTTGATGATATCACTTTCCATTATCTCCCGTGTGATGAGAATCAGATGGCTAATGCCCTTGCTGCGTTAGCTTCCATGATTAGAACAAATAAACAAGAGGATATGAAGCCAATTTAG